A single region of the Pseudomonas solani genome encodes:
- the zipA gene encoding cell division protein ZipA, whose protein sequence is MDIGLREWLIVIGIIVIAGILFDGWRRMSGGKGKLKFKLDRSFSNLPDDDEDPGLMGPVRVKERHQEPSLDEEDLPPMSAKELNKRRGEPHQGDLNLDEPVPTLLNPVDDGTPAKPAKNGKTHAAPAQDLPPVEEVLVINVVARDGDGFKGPALLQNILESGLRFGEMDIFHRHESMAGNGEVLFSMANGVKPGTFDLDDIDHFSTRAVSFFLGLPGPRHPKQAFDVMVAAARKLSQELNGELKDDQRSVMTAQTIEHYRQRIVEFERRSLTKR, encoded by the coding sequence ATGGATATCGGTCTGCGCGAGTGGCTGATCGTCATCGGCATCATCGTAATCGCCGGCATTTTGTTCGATGGCTGGCGCCGCATGAGCGGCGGCAAGGGAAAACTCAAGTTCAAGCTCGATCGCAGCTTCTCCAATCTCCCCGATGACGACGAGGACCCCGGCCTGATGGGGCCCGTACGCGTCAAGGAACGCCACCAGGAACCCTCGCTGGACGAGGAAGACCTGCCGCCCATGAGCGCCAAGGAGCTGAACAAGCGCCGCGGCGAGCCGCACCAGGGCGACCTCAATCTCGATGAGCCGGTACCGACCCTGCTCAACCCCGTGGACGATGGCACCCCGGCCAAGCCCGCCAAGAACGGCAAGACCCATGCTGCCCCGGCCCAGGACCTGCCTCCGGTGGAGGAAGTGCTGGTGATCAACGTGGTGGCGCGCGACGGTGACGGCTTCAAGGGCCCGGCCCTGCTGCAGAACATCCTCGAGAGCGGCCTGCGCTTCGGCGAAATGGACATCTTCCACCGTCACGAAAGCATGGCCGGTAACGGCGAAGTGCTGTTCTCCATGGCCAACGGCGTCAAGCCCGGCACCTTCGACCTGGACGACATCGACCACTTCAGCACCCGTGCGGTGAGCTTCTTCCTCGGCCTGCCGGGCCCGCGTCATCCGAAGCAGGCCTTCGATGTGATGGTCGCCGCGGCGCGCAAGCTGTCCCAGGAACTGAACGGCGAATTGAAGGACGATCAGCGCAGCGTGATGACGGCGCAAACGATCGAACACTATCGGCAGCGCATCGTCGAGTTCGAGCGCCGCAGCCTGACCAAACGCTGA
- a CDS encoding substrate-binding periplasmic protein produces MRPTLLLLLLITSALARAETAPLRFSAVDSWAMPVAQIESNELTGGIIFDIIQGLARQLGREAQINVLPRTRVQLALEHGDVDVRCYVSPNWMGDLGVNYLWSEPILVQRDLLVSAPDNAAPVDPQRLPTQSVGTVLGYSYPGLQERFDDGTLQRDEARNQGLVLQKLGAGRYRYAVSSELALKWFNRGMPASERLAAVAVLEEEPVACLVRNAPEIPANEIVRALARMRTSGEIERIVSRYR; encoded by the coding sequence ATGCGTCCAACGCTGCTCCTCCTGTTGCTGATCACCAGTGCGCTGGCTCGCGCCGAAACGGCTCCCCTGCGCTTCTCCGCAGTGGACAGTTGGGCCATGCCGGTGGCGCAGATCGAGAGCAACGAGCTGACCGGCGGCATCATCTTCGACATCATCCAGGGCCTGGCCCGGCAACTCGGGCGTGAGGCGCAGATCAACGTACTGCCCCGTACCCGCGTGCAGCTGGCCCTGGAGCATGGCGATGTCGACGTACGCTGCTACGTGAGCCCCAACTGGATGGGCGACCTGGGCGTTAACTACCTGTGGAGCGAGCCGATCCTGGTGCAGCGTGACCTGCTGGTGAGCGCCCCCGACAACGCAGCCCCCGTCGACCCGCAACGCCTGCCGACACAGAGCGTGGGCACCGTACTGGGCTATTCCTATCCAGGCCTGCAGGAGCGGTTCGATGACGGCACCCTGCAACGAGACGAGGCCCGCAACCAGGGCCTGGTGCTGCAGAAACTCGGCGCGGGGCGCTACCGCTACGCAGTCAGCAGCGAACTGGCGCTGAAATGGTTCAACCGCGGCATGCCGGCGAGCGAACGCTTGGCGGCGGTGGCGGTACTGGAGGAAGAGCCCGTGGCCTGCCTGGTGCGCAATGCACCGGAGATACCGGCGAACGAAATCGTGCGTGCACTGGCGCGCATGCGGACATCGGGAGAGATAGAGAGAATCGTGTCGCGCTACCGGTGA
- a CDS encoding HU family DNA-binding protein — translation MANPNANRTHIHWSYTMAITKDQLIADIAEATDTTKASVRAVLEQLSEIVSDTLENSDEITLPGIGKLKITERPARTGRNPQTGKSIDIAAKKVVKFVPAKGLSDAVNK, via the coding sequence ATCGCCAACCCGAACGCGAACCGAACCCACATCCACTGGAGCTACACCATGGCAATCACCAAAGACCAACTGATCGCAGACATCGCCGAAGCCACCGACACCACCAAGGCCTCCGTGCGTGCCGTGCTGGAACAGCTGAGCGAGATCGTCAGCGATACGCTGGAAAACAGTGATGAGATCACCCTGCCGGGCATCGGCAAGCTGAAGATCACCGAGCGTCCGGCCCGCACCGGCCGCAACCCGCAGACCGGCAAGAGCATCGATATCGCGGCCAAGAAGGTCGTCAAGTTCGTGCCGGCCAAAGGCCTCAGCGACGCCGTGAACAAGTAA
- the dnaX gene encoding DNA polymerase III subunit gamma/tau, whose product MSYQVLARKWRPRSFREMVGQTHVLKALINALDNQRLHHAYLFTGTRGVGKTTIARILAKCLNCETGISSTPCGQCSVCREIDEGRFVDLIEVDAASRTKVEDTRELLDNVQYAPSRGRYKVYLIDEVHMLSTHSFNALLKTLEEPPPHVKFLLATTDPQKLPVTILSRCLQFSLKNMPPERVVEHLTHVLGAESVPFEPDALWLLGRAADGSMRDAMSLTDQAIAFGEGKVLAADVRAMLGTLDHGQVYGVLHALLQGDARGVLEAIRHLAEQGPDWSGVLAEILNVLHRVAIAQALPDAVDNGQGDRDRVLALAEALPAEDVQFYYQMGLIGRRDLPLAPDPRGGFEMVLLRMLAFRPADADGAPRVTLKDPGISRATADSSKTPVAGAVVAPVAPVSPVAPVAAPQPPVEPVVAPAAVVPVQVAPELVVAAPVVEAPVAPRVAEVAPAAEVAPQPVAEPAQVAQPAHEPEPEPEPEPEPELEPVAQAEVIDLPWEERPASPVAPAQPAAEIAEPAAVAELVEAVAVVEAVEPPAPVVEAPAPVVEPTPEPQPVAEPVVAQPQGTELVVASDADDDEPPPGDYDDYYEADVESIAYMDELPVAEPEAAAVPEVLPAAQPATGLAAEWLDLFPRLGISGLTGNIAANCTLVSVEGDVWRLHLDPAQSALFNSTQQRRINDALNQYHGRTLVLEVEVRKPEQETPAQAAARKRAARQRDAEESISLDPLVQKMIEQFGASVRPDTIEPLDR is encoded by the coding sequence ATGAGTTATCAGGTTCTTGCACGTAAATGGCGTCCGCGCTCGTTCCGCGAAATGGTCGGCCAGACCCATGTGCTGAAGGCTCTGATCAACGCGCTGGACAACCAGCGCCTGCACCATGCCTACCTGTTCACCGGCACCCGTGGCGTGGGCAAGACCACCATCGCACGCATCCTCGCCAAGTGCCTGAACTGCGAAACCGGCATCAGCTCCACGCCTTGCGGCCAATGCTCGGTGTGCCGCGAGATCGACGAGGGCCGCTTCGTCGACCTGATCGAAGTGGACGCCGCGAGCCGCACCAAGGTCGAAGACACCCGCGAACTGCTGGACAACGTGCAGTACGCGCCGAGCCGTGGCCGCTACAAGGTCTACCTGATCGACGAAGTGCACATGCTCTCCACGCACTCGTTCAACGCCCTGCTCAAGACCCTCGAAGAGCCGCCACCCCACGTCAAGTTCCTGCTGGCCACCACCGACCCGCAGAAGCTGCCCGTGACCATCCTCTCGCGTTGCCTGCAGTTCTCCCTGAAGAACATGCCGCCGGAGCGCGTGGTCGAGCACCTGACTCACGTCCTCGGTGCCGAAAGCGTGCCGTTCGAGCCCGACGCCCTGTGGCTGCTGGGCCGTGCCGCTGACGGCTCGATGCGCGACGCCATGAGCCTCACCGACCAGGCTATTGCCTTCGGTGAGGGCAAGGTCCTCGCTGCCGATGTGCGTGCCATGCTCGGCACCCTCGACCATGGCCAGGTCTATGGCGTGCTCCATGCGCTGCTGCAGGGCGATGCCCGTGGCGTGCTCGAGGCCATCCGCCACCTGGCCGAGCAAGGCCCGGACTGGAGCGGCGTGCTCGCCGAAATCCTCAACGTGCTGCACCGCGTGGCCATCGCCCAGGCATTGCCGGATGCGGTGGACAACGGCCAGGGCGACCGCGACCGCGTGCTGGCCTTGGCCGAAGCGCTGCCCGCCGAAGATGTGCAGTTCTATTACCAGATGGGCCTGATCGGCCGCCGCGACCTGCCATTGGCGCCGGACCCGCGTGGTGGCTTCGAGATGGTGCTGCTGCGCATGCTCGCCTTCCGCCCTGCGGATGCCGACGGCGCCCCGAGGGTCACGCTAAAGGACCCGGGAATCAGCAGGGCCACGGCTGATTCCTCGAAAACCCCAGTGGCCGGCGCTGTCGTGGCGCCGGTTGCCCCCGTATCCCCCGTTGCCCCGGTAGCAGCTCCCCAGCCGCCTGTCGAGCCCGTGGTCGCCCCGGCGGCCGTGGTGCCGGTGCAGGTTGCACCCGAGCTGGTGGTTGCTGCCCCTGTGGTGGAAGCCCCGGTCGCGCCCCGCGTGGCTGAAGTGGCTCCTGCTGCTGAAGTGGCGCCGCAGCCTGTAGCCGAGCCTGCCCAGGTCGCTCAGCCTGCTCACGAGCCCGAGCCCGAGCCCGAGCCCGAGCCCGAGCCCGAGCTCGAACCTGTTGCCCAGGCCGAGGTGATCGACCTGCCCTGGGAAGAGCGTCCCGCCTCGCCGGTCGCGCCTGCCCAGCCCGCAGCCGAGATCGCCGAGCCGGCCGCAGTCGCCGAGCTTGTTGAAGCCGTTGCAGTAGTCGAGGCGGTCGAGCCGCCTGCTCCGGTGGTGGAAGCGCCAGCCCCGGTCGTCGAGCCCACTCCCGAGCCGCAGCCCGTTGCCGAGCCCGTGGTGGCGCAACCCCAGGGTACGGAGCTGGTTGTCGCCTCGGATGCGGATGACGACGAGCCGCCACCCGGCGACTACGACGATTATTACGAGGCGGACGTCGAATCCATCGCCTACATGGATGAACTGCCCGTCGCCGAACCTGAAGCCGCCGCCGTGCCGGAGGTGCTGCCCGCCGCGCAGCCCGCCACGGGGCTTGCCGCCGAGTGGCTGGACCTGTTCCCGCGCCTGGGCATCAGTGGCCTCACCGGCAACATCGCCGCCAACTGCACCCTGGTGTCCGTGGAGGGCGACGTCTGGCGCCTGCACCTGGACCCGGCGCAGAGCGCGCTGTTCAACTCCACCCAGCAGCGCCGCATCAACGACGCGCTGAACCAGTACCACGGTCGTACCCTGGTGCTGGAAGTAGAGGTGCGCAAGCCCGAGCAGGAAACCCCTGCCCAGGCCGCCGCCCGCAAGCGTGCTGCCCGCCAGCGCGATGCCGAGGAATCCATCTCCCTCGACCCGCTGGTACAGAAGATGATCGAACAGTTCGGCGCGAGCGTTCGCCCGGACACCATTGAACCCCTTGACCGCTGA
- a CDS encoding methyl-accepting chemotaxis protein: MSSEHAAVDQVSTAATEMSAAVHEVARNAQNAADAARFAEVQSREGAQVVGATIKAIRQLAQEVESASTTIGTLEQETANIGAVLAVIKGIADQTNLLALNAAIEAARAGEQGRGFAVVADEVRALAARTQESTKDIQQMIERLQVGVQNAVRAMHSGSAQARDSVERAAGVDQALTDTGDSVQRINDMAAQIATACEEQSSVTEEIARNISDIRDLSTEAAQTSDQSTQASRHLSELSSGLAKLVGRFRV; encoded by the coding sequence ATCAGCAGCGAGCACGCGGCGGTCGACCAGGTCAGCACCGCTGCCACCGAAATGAGCGCGGCCGTTCATGAGGTGGCACGCAACGCCCAGAACGCCGCCGATGCCGCGCGCTTCGCCGAGGTGCAATCCCGCGAGGGGGCGCAGGTGGTGGGCGCCACCATCAAGGCCATCCGCCAGTTGGCTCAAGAGGTGGAAAGCGCCTCCACCACCATCGGCACCCTGGAGCAGGAGACCGCCAACATCGGCGCCGTGCTGGCGGTGATCAAGGGCATCGCCGACCAGACCAACCTGCTGGCGCTCAACGCGGCCATCGAAGCGGCACGGGCCGGCGAGCAGGGCAGGGGCTTCGCCGTGGTGGCCGACGAGGTGCGTGCCCTGGCCGCGCGCACCCAGGAGTCCACCAAGGACATCCAGCAGATGATCGAGCGCCTGCAGGTGGGCGTGCAGAATGCCGTGCGCGCCATGCATTCGGGCAGCGCCCAGGCCCGTGACAGCGTGGAGCGCGCCGCTGGCGTCGACCAGGCGCTGACGGACACCGGCGATTCGGTGCAGCGCATCAACGACATGGCTGCGCAGATCGCCACCGCCTGCGAGGAGCAAAGCAGCGTCACCGAAGAGATTGCCCGCAACATCAGCGATATCCGCGACCTCTCAACCGAGGCGGCACAAACCTCCGACCAGAGCACCCAGGCGAGCCGTCATCTCTCCGAGCTTTCCAGCGGCCTCGCCAAGCTGGTCGGGCGCTTCCGGGTATGA
- the smc gene encoding chromosome segregation protein SMC, with amino-acid sequence MRLKCIKLAGFKSFVDPTTVNFPSNMAAVVGPNGCGKSNIIDAVRWVMGESSAKNLRGESMTDVIFNGSNTRKPVAQASIELIFDNSDNTLVGEYAAFAEISIRRRVSRDGQNTYFLNGTKCRRRDITDIFLGTGLGPRSYSIIEQGMISKLIEAKPEDLRNFIEEAAGISKYKERRRETESRIRRTHENLARLTDLREELERQLERLHRQAQAAEKYQEYKAEERQLRAQLAALKWQALNEQVGQREAVIGSQEVSFEALVAEQRSADASIERLRDGHHELSERFNLVQGRFYSVGGDIARVEQSIQHGQQRLRQLQDDLRDAERARQETESHLGHDRTLLATLGEELEMLAPEQEISAAAAEEAAAQLEEAETGMHAWQEQWDGFNQRSAEPRRQAEVQQARIQQLEQSLERLLERGRRLNDERAQLAADPEDAAILELSEQLAAGELQLEELQAAEEAQVERLEQLREELQQATQAQQRAQGELQRLNGRIASLEALQQAALDPGSGTAEWLRNQKLDQRPRLAESMRVEAGWELAVETVLGADLQAVLLDDFNALDLSGFTQGDLRLAAAVKGGARVPGSLLDKVESAIDLAPWLARVRPVDSLDQALAARSTLAADESLISRDGYWVGRNFLRVRRASEAESGVLARGQELERLHAEHDEQQAALETLEERLQHLRDSQRQQEESREQQRRRAQDESRRLGELKAQLSAQQAKVEQLTLRRRRLEAELAELDEQRAIEHEQLGESRLVLQDALDAMETDTEQREKLLAERDSLRERLDRIRQEARQHKDQAHQLAVRVGSLRAQHDSTRQALERLSLQFERLEERREQLNLNLEEGAAPLEELRMKLEELLDRRMGVEEELKLARLALEDADRELRDAEKRRTQAEQQAQLLRGQLEQQRMDWQALSVRRKTLQDQLHEDGYDLHGVLATLPNEASEAAWEEELERLAARIQRLGPINLAAIDEYQQQSERKRYLDAQNDDLVEALDTLENVIRKIDKETRNRFKETFDQINSGLQALFPKVFGGGHAYLELTGEDLLDTGVAIMARPPGKKNSTIHLLSGGEKALTALALVFAIFQLNPAPFCMLDEVDAPLDDANVGRYARLVKEMSEKVQFIYITHNKIAMEMADQLMGVTMHEPGCSRLVAVDVEEALSLVEA; translated from the coding sequence ATGCGGCTCAAGTGCATCAAACTGGCGGGGTTCAAATCCTTCGTCGACCCGACCACGGTCAACTTCCCCAGCAACATGGCGGCGGTCGTCGGCCCCAACGGCTGCGGCAAGTCCAACATCATCGACGCCGTGCGTTGGGTGATGGGCGAGAGCTCGGCGAAGAACCTGCGCGGTGAGTCGATGACCGACGTCATCTTCAACGGCTCCAACACCCGCAAGCCGGTGGCCCAGGCCAGCATCGAACTGATCTTCGACAACTCCGACAACACCCTGGTGGGCGAGTACGCGGCCTTCGCCGAAATCTCCATTCGCCGCCGGGTCAGCCGCGACGGGCAGAACACCTATTTCCTCAACGGCACCAAGTGCCGGCGCCGCGACATCACCGATATCTTCCTCGGCACCGGCCTGGGGCCGCGCAGCTACTCGATCATCGAGCAGGGGATGATTTCCAAGCTGATCGAGGCCAAGCCCGAGGACCTGCGCAACTTCATCGAGGAAGCCGCCGGCATCTCCAAGTACAAGGAGCGCCGCCGCGAGACCGAGAGCCGCATTCGCCGTACCCACGAGAACCTCGCCCGCCTCACCGACCTGCGCGAAGAGCTGGAGCGCCAGCTCGAACGCCTGCACCGCCAGGCCCAGGCCGCCGAGAAGTACCAGGAATACAAGGCCGAGGAGCGCCAGCTGCGCGCCCAGCTCGCGGCCCTCAAATGGCAGGCCCTGAACGAACAGGTAGGCCAGCGTGAGGCGGTGATCGGCAGCCAGGAGGTCAGCTTCGAGGCACTGGTGGCCGAACAGCGCAGCGCCGACGCCAGCATCGAACGCCTGCGCGATGGGCACCATGAGTTGTCCGAGCGCTTCAACCTGGTCCAGGGCCGTTTCTATTCCGTGGGCGGCGACATCGCCCGCGTCGAGCAAAGCATCCAGCACGGCCAGCAGCGCCTGCGCCAGTTGCAGGACGACCTGCGCGACGCCGAGCGCGCCCGCCAGGAAACCGAATCCCACCTCGGCCATGACCGCACCCTGCTGGCCACCCTGGGCGAGGAGCTGGAAATGCTCGCGCCCGAGCAGGAGATCAGCGCCGCCGCCGCCGAGGAAGCCGCCGCCCAGCTGGAAGAGGCCGAGACTGGCATGCATGCCTGGCAGGAGCAGTGGGACGGCTTCAACCAGCGCAGCGCCGAGCCCCGGCGTCAGGCCGAAGTGCAGCAGGCGCGCATCCAGCAGCTGGAGCAGAGCCTCGAGCGCCTGCTGGAGCGTGGGCGCCGCCTCAATGACGAGCGCGCCCAGCTCGCGGCTGACCCGGAAGATGCGGCCATTCTCGAGCTGAGCGAGCAACTCGCCGCCGGTGAATTGCAGCTGGAAGAGCTGCAGGCCGCTGAAGAGGCCCAGGTCGAGCGCCTGGAGCAACTGCGTGAAGAACTGCAGCAGGCGACCCAGGCCCAGCAGCGTGCCCAGGGTGAACTGCAGCGCCTCAACGGGCGCATCGCCTCCCTCGAAGCCCTGCAGCAGGCCGCGCTCGATCCCGGTAGCGGCACCGCTGAATGGCTGCGCAACCAGAAGCTCGACCAGCGCCCGCGCCTGGCTGAAAGCATGCGGGTGGAAGCGGGTTGGGAGCTGGCGGTGGAAACCGTGCTCGGTGCCGACCTGCAAGCCGTGCTGCTGGACGATTTCAATGCCCTGGACCTGAGCGGCTTTACCCAGGGCGACCTGCGCCTGGCGGCTGCCGTCAAGGGCGGCGCCCGGGTGCCCGGCAGCCTGCTGGACAAGGTCGAGTCCGCCATCGACCTGGCGCCCTGGCTGGCGCGGGTGCGGCCCGTGGACAGCCTCGACCAGGCCCTGGCCGCGCGTTCGACGCTGGCCGCTGATGAGAGCCTGATCAGCCGTGATGGCTACTGGGTCGGGCGCAATTTCCTTCGTGTGCGCCGCGCCAGCGAAGCCGAGAGTGGCGTGCTGGCCCGTGGCCAGGAGCTGGAGCGCCTGCATGCTGAGCATGATGAGCAGCAAGCGGCCCTGGAAACCCTGGAAGAGCGCCTGCAGCACCTGCGTGACAGCCAGCGCCAGCAGGAAGAAAGCCGCGAGCAGCAACGCCGCCGCGCCCAGGATGAATCCCGCCGCCTGGGTGAGCTCAAGGCGCAGCTGTCCGCCCAGCAGGCCAAGGTCGAGCAGCTCACCTTGCGTCGCCGCCGCCTGGAAGCGGAGTTGGCCGAGCTGGACGAACAGCGCGCCATCGAACACGAGCAGCTCGGCGAATCACGTCTTGTCCTGCAGGACGCGCTGGATGCGATGGAAACCGACACCGAGCAGCGCGAGAAGCTGCTCGCCGAGCGCGACAGCCTGCGCGAGCGCCTCGACCGCATCCGCCAGGAGGCCCGGCAGCACAAGGACCAAGCACACCAGTTGGCCGTGCGCGTCGGCTCCCTGCGTGCCCAGCATGATTCCACGCGCCAGGCGCTGGAGCGCCTGAGCCTGCAGTTCGAGCGCCTCGAAGAGCGCCGCGAGCAGCTCAATCTCAATCTGGAAGAGGGCGCCGCGCCACTGGAAGAGCTGCGCATGAAGCTCGAAGAACTGCTGGACCGGCGCATGGGTGTGGAGGAGGAGCTCAAGCTCGCCCGCCTGGCCCTGGAAGATGCCGACCGTGAGCTGCGTGACGCCGAGAAGCGCCGCACCCAGGCCGAGCAGCAAGCGCAACTGTTGCGCGGCCAGCTGGAGCAGCAGCGCATGGACTGGCAAGCCCTGAGCGTGCGCCGCAAGACCCTGCAGGACCAGCTTCACGAAGACGGCTACGACCTCCACGGCGTGCTCGCCACGCTGCCCAACGAGGCCAGCGAAGCGGCCTGGGAAGAAGAACTCGAACGCCTCGCGGCGCGCATCCAGCGCCTGGGGCCGATCAACCTCGCGGCGATCGACGAATACCAGCAGCAATCCGAGCGCAAACGCTACCTGGACGCCCAGAACGACGACCTGGTGGAAGCGCTGGACACCCTGGAAAACGTCATCCGCAAGATCGACAAGGAGACCCGCAACCGCTTCAAGGAAACCTTCGACCAGATCAACTCGGGCCTGCAGGCATTGTTCCCCAAGGTCTTCGGTGGCGGCCATGCCTACCTGGAGCTGACCGGGGAGGACCTGCTCGACACCGGCGTCGCCATCATGGCGCGGCCGCCAGGCAAGAAGAACAGCACCATCCACCTGCTTTCCGGTGGCGAGAAGGCGCTCACCGCGCTGGCCCTGGTATTCGCCATCTTCCAGCTCAACCCCGCGCCGTTCTGCATGCTCGACGAGGTGGACGCGCCGCTGGACGACGCCAACGTCGGGCGCTATGCCCGCCTGGTGAAGGAGATGTCGGAGAAGGTCCAGTTCATCTATATCACCCACAACAAGATCGCCATGGAAATGGCCGATCAACTGATGGGCGTGACCATGCACGAGCCGGGATGCTCGCGTCTGGTCGCGGTGGATGTCGAGGAGGCTCTTTCCCTCGTAGAGGCCTGA
- the ligA gene encoding NAD-dependent DNA ligase LigA, protein MTDAQTAAQRIHQLRAELDEHNYRYYVLDEPSVPDAEYDRLFRELQALEAEHPELVTPESPTQRVGGEALSAFGEVRHEVPMLSLGNAFEEDDLRAFDRSVQSGLGLSSGDLFGGGAEVEYSCEPKLDGLAVSLLYRDGQLVRGATRGDGSTGEDISANVRTIRNVPLKLKGEGWPAVLEVRGEVYMPKAGFDELNARQAESGGKTFANPRNAAAGSLRQLDPRITASRPLEFCCYGIGQVSGELPATQVGMLEKLKGWGVPISRELKLAKGVEACLAYYHDIGQRRMDLAYDIDGVVFKVNNIEDQQQLGFRARTPHWALAHKFPAQEELTELLDVEFQVGRTGAVTPVARLKPVKVAGVTVANATLHNMDEVARLGLMIGDTVIIRRAGDVIPQVMQVVTERRPADAREVHVPEQCPVCGSAVERTQLVKRAKGKETTSEGSVYRCVGRLACGAQLKQAIIHFASRRALDIEGLGDKIVEQLVDTGLVASPADLFTLTYEQVVALEGFADLSTRNLLAAIQDSAKPTLARFIYALGIPDVGEETAKLLARALGSLARIRQALPEVLTYLPDVGLEVAFEIHNFFSDAHNLQVIDDLLARGVVLQEEGDLSPEFAACATLAGFIDKLNIPFIAATGAEKLAVKFGSLEGVIKADWLDLRQVERLNEKAAKSLRDFFDLPANAERAALIEAQLRDFGMHWESEKKAVEGLPLAGQTWVLTGTLEVMSRDVAKEKLEALGAKVAGSVSARTHCVVAGPGAGSKLAKATELGVRVLDEEAFLAELKGMGVSP, encoded by the coding sequence ATGACCGACGCCCAGACCGCCGCCCAGCGCATCCACCAATTGCGTGCCGAACTGGATGAGCACAACTACCGCTACTACGTGCTGGACGAACCCAGTGTCCCCGATGCCGAGTACGACCGCCTGTTCCGCGAGTTGCAGGCCCTGGAGGCCGAGCATCCGGAGCTGGTGACGCCGGAGTCGCCGACCCAGCGCGTGGGCGGCGAGGCCCTGAGTGCCTTCGGCGAAGTGCGCCATGAGGTGCCCATGCTCAGCCTGGGCAACGCCTTCGAGGAGGACGACCTGCGCGCCTTCGACCGCAGTGTGCAGAGTGGCCTGGGGCTCTCTTCCGGCGACCTGTTCGGTGGCGGCGCAGAGGTGGAGTACAGCTGCGAGCCCAAGCTCGACGGCCTGGCGGTCAGCCTGCTGTACCGCGACGGCCAACTGGTGCGCGGTGCCACCCGTGGCGACGGCAGCACCGGTGAAGACATCAGCGCCAACGTGCGCACCATCCGCAACGTGCCGCTGAAGCTCAAGGGCGAGGGCTGGCCCGCCGTGCTCGAAGTGCGCGGCGAGGTGTACATGCCCAAGGCCGGCTTCGATGAGTTGAACGCGCGCCAGGCGGAAAGCGGCGGCAAGACCTTCGCTAACCCGCGCAACGCCGCGGCCGGCAGCCTGCGTCAGCTGGACCCGCGCATCACCGCCAGCCGCCCCCTGGAGTTCTGCTGCTACGGCATCGGCCAGGTCAGCGGCGAGCTGCCGGCCACCCAGGTCGGCATGCTGGAGAAGCTCAAGGGCTGGGGCGTGCCCATCAGCCGTGAATTGAAACTGGCCAAGGGCGTCGAAGCCTGCCTGGCCTACTACCACGACATCGGCCAGCGGCGCATGGACCTGGCCTATGACATCGACGGCGTGGTGTTCAAGGTCAACAACATCGAAGACCAGCAGCAGCTGGGTTTCCGTGCGCGCACCCCGCACTGGGCGCTGGCCCACAAGTTCCCCGCCCAGGAGGAGCTCACCGAGCTGCTGGACGTGGAATTCCAGGTCGGCCGTACCGGTGCCGTCACCCCGGTGGCGCGGCTGAAGCCGGTCAAGGTGGCCGGCGTCACCGTGGCCAATGCCACCCTGCACAACATGGACGAGGTCGCACGCCTGGGCCTGATGATCGGCGACACGGTGATCATCCGCCGGGCCGGCGACGTGATCCCCCAGGTGATGCAGGTGGTCACCGAGCGCCGCCCCGCAGATGCCCGCGAAGTGCATGTCCCCGAGCAGTGCCCGGTGTGCGGCTCGGCTGTCGAGCGTACCCAGCTGGTCAAGCGCGCCAAGGGCAAGGAAACCACCAGCGAAGGCTCGGTCTACCGCTGCGTCGGCCGCCTGGCCTGTGGCGCCCAGCTGAAGCAGGCGATCATCCACTTCGCGTCCCGCCGCGCGCTGGATATCGAAGGCCTGGGTGACAAGATCGTCGAGCAACTGGTGGACACCGGGCTGGTGGCCTCGCCGGCGGACCTGTTCACCCTGACCTACGAGCAGGTGGTGGCGCTGGAAGGCTTCGCCGATCTGTCGACCCGCAACCTGCTGGCGGCGATCCAGGACAGCGCCAAGCCGACCCTGGCGCGCTTCATCTATGCGCTGGGCATCCCCGATGTGGGTGAGGAAACCGCCAAGCTGCTGGCCCGCGCCCTCGGCTCCCTGGCACGCATCCGCCAGGCGCTGCCCGAGGTGCTGACCTATCTGCCGGACGTGGGCCTGGAGGTTGCCTTCGAGATCCATAACTTCTTCAGCGATGCCCACAACCTCCAGGTCATCGACGACCTGCTGGCCCGTGGCGTGGTGCTGCAGGAGGAGGGCGACCTCAGCCCCGAGTTCGCTGCCTGCGCGACCCTGGCGGGCTTCATCGACAAGCTCAACATCCCCTTCATCGCTGCCACCGGTGCAGAGAAGCTGGCAGTGAAGTTCGGCAGCCTGGAGGGCGTGATCAAGGCCGACTGGCTGGACCTGCGCCAGGTGGAACGCCTCAACGAGAAGGCGGCCAAGTCCCTGCGCGACTTCTTCGACCTGCCCGCCAACGCCGAGCGCGCCGCGCTGATCGAAGCCCAGTTGCGCGACTTCGGCATGCACTGGGAGAGCGAGAAGAAGGCCGTCGAAGGCCTGCCCCTGGCCGGGCAGACCTGGGTGCTGACCGGCACCCTGGAAGTGATGAGCCGCGATGTGGCCAAGGAGAAGCTGGAAGCCCTCGGTGCCAAGGTGGCGGGTTCGGTTTCGGCCCGCACCCACTGCGTGGTGGCGGGGCCCGGTGCCGGCTCCAAGCTGGCCAAGGCCACCGAGCTGGGCGTGCGCGTGCTGGACGAAGAGGCCTTCCTCGCCGAGCTCAAGGGGATGGGCGTTTCGCCGTGA